In the Glycine max cultivar Williams 82 chromosome 6, Glycine_max_v4.0, whole genome shotgun sequence genome, GATGACACTTGTTCTTTCACTGCAGTAAAATCATCCCCTATTTGGTGAAAATCTTTGTCTTGGGTGAACATCTTAGGTGTTTTTCCGCAAAACCCAAGACATCATTTCCTCCAACATGGATCCATAATGGCTGATGGGATAAGGGTTAATAGGTGGAAATGTTGGTGATTGGCTTTGACTTGGACTATATGGCAACAGAGCAACAAGATAATTTTCTCCAAACAACAAATTGATGGATGGGGCAGCTTTCTTACTCTGGACATGGCTGAGAAATTTGGAGAAAGATTTTTCAAtccattttaatcaatggtctAGCAATCTTAGAGCAGGGTTTGTGTATTAGCAGAGGATAGAAACATAGACTAACAGTAGCTATTACTACCATGTTTGTGGCCTGGCTTTGGTTCCTATCTAGACTTCATTTAGTCTGATATTTGGAACCAAATGTATGGTTAACCAAATCTTTGTATTTTAGAACCTCTGGTACtcagattttatatatatatatatatatctttgctgataaaaaaaaaaaaaaaaagatcgaTCACCATAGAGCTCAAGTAATTACTGAAGTGAtgataaatgaattaataaacCTAATTTTTAGAACAAAAAACAAGGATAAATCACCATTGATGCTGACATATactttcttgaatcttgatcttctAGAAGGGAAACCATTAATTCTTACAAAGGTAAGTGTTGTTGACCCAATAAGGAAAATCTCTTGTTTTTTCCCCAGTTGGCAAAGGATCAGAATAGAAATAAACATCATATACACCCACGAATTATATTACAGAGGAATCTTACTGCAGCAGAGATCACATGCCATCAAATGAGTAGTTGAACTCCAACTCTAATTGCacaatttatttacataaaacttgTTTGGTAAATTGCGtagaaacaagttttttttttttttgaaagaatgtgTAGGAACAAGTTAAGCTCCACATTTTGCAGAGATTAACAATAGAATGGCTTTCAGCAATGCAGAGAACAAAAAACAAGGATGATTAATATAAGTCAACAAAAAGCAATTTTTCTTTCCACTAACAGTGAAACAATAACctctttcttttaattcatcaaaaaaaaaaaaacctctttaaaaaaaaaaatcataaatgggCTTTGGCATTGGGGGGAAAAAAATACAAGGAAAAAATTCAGCTAATAGTTGTAAGGACAAGGATTCCACCTAAACATAACCTTCCGAATCTAATGATGTTTGGGAAACTTCCCCATTAATTGCATACGAGAACAAGGATTCCATATGATTcatgaataacaaaatataatataattgccATTTCAAGTTTTGGCAGGAACCAAGTCTGACCAATTGGTCATCAAGAGTGCACATGACTTTCTGACATAAGAATCTACAATCATTTACATAAATAGATGAATGTAAAATTAAGGAGATTGGGCTATTAAGAAACCTCAAACAAGGGGCATCATTTCATTCCAAGTAGGTATCAATTAGTGGACCTTCCCAGATCAGCATATATGACAATTTAGAGGAATATATTAGACAGTAAAAGATGTGAAAGATTAGACATTGAACAATCTTCCAAACTGAATATGACCATAACAAAGCACAAACTAAACCCCTGAAACAAATGCATCACATTGCGTATTCCACTACAACTTCATCTAGGAAAGACACTTAATTCCCATTCATTAGAAGTCACTTCCTCTCCAGTTGCAATGTTTCCTTCTAACATTTACAGTACCACTACCACCACTACTCAAAAGCTTTGTATCACATAACACAGTCCTTTAGTGTCCAGGACAAATATCCAAAACAAAAGAACTACGCAACAAACAATTAAAATCTGCAAAACACAGAGCTTAGCAAAGAGAAACTATGCATTTTTAAGGGAGCAAAAACATAGGGTACGAAGAATAcaccgaagaagaagaagaaggactAATGTTTACAGTAATGAATACATGCAACAGCCAACAGAATGCAAGCTGAGTTAGAAGTCATACATTCATAGGGATTGTCCTACAATATTGTGGAAGCAACAAATTCATCACCAGTATATTTTTCAGAGTTCAACAACCAGAGCTGTCAAGAATTCCTTACTTTGCATCTCTTGAAATTAGGGATAACATGCAAAATCAAAAAGATAGTCAGAAATTTATATTCCCTTGAAATTTTCAGCCCCAAGTTAACTCGCATTCCCGGCTGCACCATAAATTCCAAGTTGTTACATTAAACTGACATTTTCCATTcacatttcttatatataaaaaaaaaaaaaactctttttatgCATATCCATTTCATCAATAAACAACCAAGCAAAGCAATGTAAACGGTGACAAACAAGTAAAGGCATAACTTCAACTCAGCCAATGGTTGGTAACAGAATCTCCCAACACAGAGAaaagggtgtgtgtgtgtgtgtgtgtgcagtGTGTACCTGATGTCCACTCCTCCAGAAGAGACATGTTTTGAGACATTCTTGGAAACCCATTTTTCAGCAGCTTCCACACTGTTAGCCAGCGTATAAAGCATGTCATTTGGAATCCCAACCATGACCTGTATTCCGGACTTCTTGAGAGCATCCAAGATACCAGCATCAGCATCAAAAAGCTTCACCTTCTGAATGCCATTGTCCTTCAGCATCTTCACCACCTTCGACGGTGACAAAGGGTGTGTTGACTGTGTCCCCCAATTCACACCAATCCCACTCCCTGACCCCAccaacaacacaaaaacaacaaaaaaactacTAAACTTCCCACCCCCCATCATTATAATTACAAGAACCAAAATCTGATCCTCAAAGTTTAATACTTTAATTTGttgatctaaaaaaaaaaagcacaagtgAAGAAGTCAGGGTCAAGAGAGTTGGTTAGGGAATAATAATGAAACACACAATGAGGCATTAACTACTGTGAGTGCAGAACGGATCCTAAGGACATGTTTGTTGTTGCTGCTTCTGCTTTTGAGTTAAGCTGCTTTGTGCATTAATAAGTACAGGGAAACAAACGGAGGAATGAGGAACAAGTTAAGTGGTGGagaatctttttattttgttttcctttctttttaacTTTGCAACTGAAATAAAAACAGGCAAAGCAAAGCAAAGCAGCACAGCACAGTGGTGTCCGTGTcagactttttaaaaaaaaaaacctcgaAAATCACATGTTTAAGTTGCAATTATTACGAGGAAAATGTTTTGTGGGATATTTTGACATTCAACTTTCAAGTACTGTTGGATTAtccaaggaagaaaaaaatgatagtacTGTTGAGACGTGGATGTGGAAAAGGGAAAAggataaaatgagaaaaaaataaaagataatttataacgCATCTTAtaaatttctctttttgtggaaaTAATGGAATTGCATGctaataataagtttattattttagggtgttactgagaaattaataatattttttataaaataattaaaaataaataaataacataagatATGTTGTATTAATGAtgtcttaataaaaaatatttttagttttataatattttatgatattaattagcattttttgttaatttaattttttatatgagcACTTAATTTAGTTTCTGAAAAAAGtatttgattcaatttaatCTCCGAAAAAAAATAGTCCTTCAAAATTATaagcattaaataatttttggatcttctattatttattttagtgttCTTGCATATTTTCTGAAAGCCTATCATTAAATAGTCCATATCTcgatcttaaaataaatatagtcCATGTCTCCATGAAGTATTTTGGTTcttctgctgttttttttttttaagtttttttattgttcttacaAACTTTCTGAAAACCCTATTGGGATTTTGTAGGATTTTCTAATCTAATAGAATTTTGGACACATATGAATCTGTCTTTCCATTACAGTGGTTCTCCCATAAATACAACAAGGGGgagaaaataattcttaaaaaaatgttaatgacttaaattaattcttgaaactattttaattaaaaaatatctcacctttataattttttaaaattatttgatatttttcttaatgaGTAAATTACTTGGACGGGTTTGTTGTGGGCTTGTAGCGTCTAACTAGTAGGTATCCGTATTTGACTATTTGctctactttttattattattctcccGAAAGAAAAATCACATTGTCATGAAAGTTTTTAATCAATCAATACTCGTTGTCGTGACCCAGACGTGTACCTTCCTTCACTCCGGAGTCTTGTGATGCCGCGTGCGAGATATTGGATAACATTTGCCTCAACGCCCGACGAAGTTCTAATTCGCAAGTTTTTgctttaaactttttttctacctttatattttattcatttatcgACAATATGCTTtgctatttaaattttgattaaagcATGGAGTATAGAGGATtaagaggagaaaaaaaagaagaagaatcttGAATGTAGAAGCCAGACGATATTCGGAAGGTAGGCATGCATACATAAACTGGTGTTTAAACAAGTTGTTTCCTCCTCGCTGATAGACCTGATGTACTGGTGGTTCTAattctattaattaaaagttgaacAATGTTGTTGGTATTTCACTCATTCCGAAGCTATGTATGATAACTAACTCAAATATAGTTTgaacttgatccaacattgaaGGCTTGGGATAGCTTGGAGGTGAGTGGATGGGATGAGTACGTACTAAGAGCATGTTTGATTTggaggataaaaataaatgataaatttttaaattaaagtataggATTCACATGAGATTTTCTGgatttcttctctatttatctccTTTTCCCCAACTAAATATATCCTAAGGTTTCATTTGGTAGAGATtaaagagagtgaaaaaaagTGGATTGAACATTAAAATTTTGTGCAACTTATACTTTTATTctctactttaatttaaaattttcatttttttctttgtaccCTGGCAAACATACACTAAAGGATAACTTAAAAAGATCTCAAGTAGAAATTGAAGactttaaacaatatttttttggggAACTTACAAACGATAATACATCACATTGAACAGGAGAAAAATGATTTGGATAGGGAGGGAGATGAGGAGCTGTAAGTGAGGGGAATGTTGCTTGGAAGAATAATTTACAATAACTTTGACAGATGATAAATATGCATAACGAGTCTTTAATGAGACAAAAGGTAAGAGCTAAGGGGATTAAAGAGATGTAAATTCCAAGTACCGCCATGTGGTGGTAATGtggatgagaagaaaaaaaaaaacatgatgaaATTGATGGCAGGTGGGTTGAAGAACCTACAAGAGTAAAAggagaactaaaaaaaaagaagttgaaaGAAGATTGAAGGAGGAGGAATGCGAAAGACATTGCTGGGAGGAGGTAAAGTTCTTAGAGATTAAGGAGGAAGATAATGATTTCtttgtatttatatttgagGAATAGGAGGTAAGGGAGGCGGGTTGGGTAGtatcaattaatatatttttaaataattttttaattatagagcctcatatttatataatttttagattCCTCCATTCAGGTGTCTTCATTTTATTCATGTATTTCTCGCGCTCACGTTAGAAGCCTGTGATGAGCTATTCTTTGTCCATCCCTTATATCTTTTGCCCATGCAATCACTCCCCCCCTTGTCAACTCCTCAAATGTTACAAGTCCACTGGTTTTCGTTTGGTTCGTTCTCGAAACACACATCTTAGAGAGGTAATGTATGAATGAAAGTAATTTATCGCTTATTGGGGTTGGGGATAGATATTTACCCACACTTTATCATGAGAATGGATGCAAGAATGACTATTATAGTATTCGTTATGCTTGCCTAGCTCCTCacatatatatcataaatattaaatattaatgtattaaaatatgttacttatgtaaataatttatattatatatatacttttttataaaaaaattatatttttctaattttgtgaCTAACAATAACAGTTTAACATATAATAGTGAATTCCAATTCAACAtatcttatgttaaatttctttaatattttatttaagaatattaaactattattttttatgtgcaaatttatgaatttgtcaataaattcttttaaaactgaCTTCAAATTGTGAATGATATTTTGTGTTATTCGAAGcttcaacttttttatttgaaaatatttggtgCTTATATTAGTAGTTTAGATTTTTGTCCATATTTAATGGCTTATCTTTGTAATGTTTgatgattatatttataatgtttatttatgaagtaaatttcaacaaatcaatgtttgtttatttttaataatacctTCGGTctcatatataagaaataaaatgcaatattttttttgtcctaaTGATGAGAAACACAGGactattttattgttaatttttttatttaatcctaGTTAACTAGGAGGTATATTAATGAtatgcattcatttttttttatgaaaatgagTATACTTGTTGAGCTATCAACAAAACAATGTTTACTCATtagctaaaaaatatatttaaaaaataatcatctctTAAATCATACGAGTAgtcttgaaataaaaatttatgaaattaactaatctaatcatttatattattcttaaatttttgatgatgaattatgtaatcatttattatatatatagagagaatcaaatgtaatattatgtttatttattttaatgttatatttggATTActtaagagtaaatttttaatttatttataataattttttaatcaatatattttattcatttatttattaactttatatataaataaagtgtGAGTTAGAGATAAAATATGTGTATATAAATATCAAGTAGGAATGAGAATAAGATTAAAGTAGTTATTCCACAAATATTACATGACTACGAGTATGCAAgtataaagataaatattatacATATTGAATCCATTGGGATCCCTAATGCCATGGTCTGAAATCACTTTGTAATGTGCTCTATCAAAGCAATGatgatatcttttgtttttggttgttaCTTATTGGTTTAGAGATATCTCCACTGCCAATCAATTTTCGGTTGTTTTTGGTATGTGAAAACTTTCACGTTTTTGAAGTTCGTGGGCCAACACTGATTAAAGAGAGGGAAAAGATTATAGCTAAAACTACAAAATTATCCTTccttttagataattttttgaaagaaaaaaaaatagttttttgtcCATAAGAAAATCAAGAGTGTGAGTGTGAACCTTAAAAATCAAGAGTGAGAGTAAAAAAGATCTAACCTAGTCTTAACTGCAAACGCTTTTAATTCGGGACGGattattttggaaaaatgattatttttgtaaACACTAAGATAATAATTATCGTTACtgataaaaacaaagataataattatgttaaaaaatcaaatttaaatgttttaatgtttgataaaaaaaagtatcgataaacaatttaaatttaaacttttaaaaaatcaattaaccaaatagataaataaatgtcGATATCGTAATGATTCCGCCGTCCTTGTTACGGGTGATTCTATCTAAGTTGACGTTTTAGCAGTCGTCGCTGCCAGCCTAGTCTACCATAACGTAATCGAGATTTTCGCTATTCACACAATCCCTTCACACTCTTAATTTACGCTTTCTGTTCAGCTTCGTTGTGCGGTACATTTTCTTTGTCCCTTCCCTTCTCCTCTCGACGCAGGACACTATGGCCGTCACCGTCAAACTAATGGCTctcattgtttcctttttcGGCCTCTTGTCTTTCATTTTGGGAGTCATAGCCGAGAACAAAAaggtaatcaattatttttctgcAAGTATTTATCTGTGACATCTTTTTAAATCGAACGGGTTAATCTTTGTTTGATCAATTATAAATTGAGTATGAATATTGTCTGATATGATTGATATATAACTTGTCTGTTAAGTTAAGTATGTGATTAAGATTTTGATGGTTAGAATTGGGAGATTAATTTCCTTAAATAGATCCCGATAATTGGTATATCAAAAGATTAGTCCTTCATATATTAATAGatgtttggattaaagttaaaaaaactcaaaaacatatttactgACTAAACAACActtattttcttattcatttgGTGTATTCAAATTTGTTATTGTACTTTGGAATTTGCAAGATATATTAGGtttaaaaaatgacatatatGAACTGGGTCATGTGATAATTATGTGTAcacataaaatttgttaataagaGTTATTAGATTGATTTGGGGATtaagaaagaatgaaaagaatgaaaggTCATAAATTTCACCCTTCGGCGgacaaaaaactaataaattaatcacCATtgacctttaaaaaaaatcaaatttgttgaTGCAAGGTAATATGAAATTGCTTAGCGTGTGATAAAAAATAGAGCGGAAATTctgaatatttgttttaataattacAGCCTCCTGCTGGAATGCCCGTGCCCGTCAAGGATGGTGTGACATGCAAGTTCTCAGCCGATCTAACACTTGCATTGGGGTATCTTtctgtaatttttcttattgCTTCCACAGTGGTTGGATATCTCTCTCTGTTTTACCCTTACAAAGGGAAAGCTGTTCCACAAAGAGTTCTCTTTAAAAGCACGACTTTCATGGTTTTCTTCAATGTTGCATTGTAAGTAGTGTTTTCTTATCCATTTCTTAtggtttaatttttcaattggaGTTGTGTCCGTGATAGAATTGAACCAGAAGCAGAGAGGAGAGGAAGAGAatgtgtattattattattatggtgcCTCCAACACCCAAGACATAATAGAAATGAGTTTCGAGGTTTCACCACCCTCCACTTCCTAATCCCTCCTTCCCTCTAATAGATTCGTTCCCTCTAATTCCCCTCTAATAgattatttatagtttcttaacTAACAGTTAATTATCCTAGCTATCCTAACTAATTGACAGCTAACATACATTTTTTCCTCATCTATcaataacccccccccccccccctcaagatggaccttgtcctcaaggtcgAGTTGAGGAAAACAGCCTTCTTCCATAATCATCAATCTGAACTGTTTATTCATACACACATGAGCAGGATTGTACTCTTCTTCCCAGGTGAAACATTCTTATTTCCTCATTTACTTCGGTTTGTGACAAATTATGGAAGGTTCTTCTACCTTGCCATATCAACTACCTTATTATTTGCTAGTTGCCAATCCCTTACAAATTTCTGACTCGAATAACTAGGTTTATGTAGATCATACCCCTTGCTATTACTCAAGGGTAACTTCTCTAGAACTCTGTTCTTATCCTCCATTCTTCGAGCTTTAATCATAGCTTCCATCAAGTTCTTTGGTTCATGAAGCCTTACCTACCTTAGTTCTAATCTCTTCCATAAACCTCTTGAGGAACACTTCCACCAGAAATGACTCCTCCAACCCCTTCACCATTCCAACGCACTTCTCAAATTGACATATGAATCCTTGCATTGTCTCTTCTTGTTCCAGTGCTAGCAACGATTGAACAGGATTTCCCAGGCTAGAAGCTTGAAACCTTTGGGTGACAACAATCTTGAATCCATCCCAAGAATGATTTGTGTTCCAAGATTCCCACCATTGGAACCAACCCAGAGCTTCCTCATCCATCGCGACCATTACAGCCTCCAACTTGTCCTCTTCCCTTACGGCACGCAATCGAAAATATCTTTCGATTTTTGTCAACCAGCCCATAGCATCCTCACCGTCGAATATGGGCATTTCCAAATTCCTCCACCGATTGCCGTCATGCGCCGTAGCGCCCTCATCTCCTCCGCTCGCGTCAACTGTGTGAATGTTCGTAGTAGGAGATTTTTTCTCCCATGCCGCTACCAACCTTTGTATCATCCCTTCGATCGAACTTAACTGCGATTCCACTACTTTGGGATTCTCTTCTTTCACTTTCTCCATGGCTTCCATGCGCGTCTCCATTCTCGCGTTCGCCTTCGTCACCATTAACAATTCCACGCTCCAAGAttggagctctgataccagttgATAGAACTAGACCAGAAACAAAGGAAGAGAatgtgtattattattattatggtgcCTCCAACACCCAAGACAAAATATAGATGAGTTTCGATTATTGTAGTATCTTCTGAGAGTAAAATGCTGGACCCTGTTTAGGTGAATTGCAGTGAAAAGAAGAGagatataagaagaaaaaagatagaGTGAAAATGAGatggaagagaaaaaatgaacGTATATTGGGTATTTTCTGTTTCCCTCAATAAAAGGTTGTTACAACTCCATTGACAAGTGAGCAGTTTTAGTTGTAATGTAAGTATGTAACATGATTTCTCTAGGGTGGCTTATGCAACAAATTACTTGTTACTCTTCCTACTTTGGTTTCATGATTCATTATGTTATGTGTCCTCcaaattgtttatattttaaaaacgaaaaagatACTTGGACACCCAAAAGGTGTCTACACCTAGAGACAGATGCCAATGGAGTGTTTGTATTATTTGAGTGTCCTAAAATCAAAActcttttcaaaataagtctGTTTCAGTCAATGCAATGCAAAATACATGTTGATTGCTGCTAGTAGAAATGTAGAATGCATCAACTATCTGACACCATAAATGGTATTTTAATTAATGGAGTTCACTCTctgaacattaaaaaaaattaataccatGTGACATCTGATACAATTATTTATATGCAATGtatctctcatttttttattttttattttactttttctataTACACGAATCTAAAAAGTACTCCCTAAAATGAAATCAGACAACATTTTTGTTGTCCCATTTTGAAGTTCGTATGAAACATTTTTGTATCTTCTGGGTAGTACTTTATACTAAGCACCTGGCAGCCATGATATAAAAGATTATGCACTGGATTGACTGTACTCTGGAATCTTTGTATCCTTATGCACTCTacctatttatattatattattaattttatgttatattcATCTCCTTATCTGTATATCTTGTAATTCCCGCTGAATGAATTTTCTTCGTATAATTATGTATTCATTTAGGTTTTCGACTGGACTAGCTCTAACTATGCTGTTATGGCCAACAATCACTGAACACCTTCACCTTAAACGCAATGTGCATCATGATCTCACATATACATGCCCCACTGCTAAAACTGGTCTCCTTGGAGGTGGTGCCTTTTTATCCCTTGATTCATCCCTCTTTTGGTTAGTTGCACTTATGCTGGCTGACAATGCTCGGGAGGATTTTTTGGATGAAGACAAAGATGTTGAACTTCCCTCACATGTTAATCATGCAGATATGGTCATATAGCAGTGAATGTAAGTGCTTGAGTTGTGTTACAGAGAATAAATATAGAAGCATCATACTGCATAGTTAATTTTTCCTTGTTTTCAAACGTGTTGATGAAATATGAAAGTAAATACTTTACATTTTGTTAACTTGATATATTGAAATTGACTTTGGTTGGTTGTTATATTGAAGTTGAAGAGGCGTCTCCAAATATACCATCTAGCGTGAAAGGAAGGGTAAGTATTTCACTTTGCTTAATCTAACTTGTGTACTTCAGATATTCggttagtaaattaatttgttgttgCTCATATAAGTATGTTTATGCAGGTTTATCTCTGGAACTATATACCAAGTGATGTTGAAAGTCTACATATACAACGACAATAAAGTTGTAGTAGGACCTGTAGGAACTCTGAAAATGCAATTAAAgattagtttttcttttgagTTATTCGAGACATATGTTGCAGATTTGTTTatatgaaatttgatttctatttctccATTGGACAAACTtagttattcttttttatttgaaaatgagAAACTTAGTCTCttttataattcaaatattgattttgttttttttaattgatattttgtaaATGTTTTGATGTTGATAATTCTTATAACGTGATATTGCATCAAATATAATGGTGCGAGGCTTAAATTAATTGGGAAATCTGCCTTCTTATTGCATAAGCATTAAGCCACATTTGATATCTCTTTAAGCCAACAACTCACAAGTCTTGTGTTAGAGAAAATTCTTAGAACCCTTAATTTTATCACATTTTGAGGACAGCGTTAAGTGTATTaaggggaaaaaataaaagaaaattatgtggCATTTGTCAAGGATGTCTTAAATTAGTTTTCCCTTTCCTACAAGATCTtggaatgaaaataataatgctTTAATACGTCCATGGATGATTACTCAATATATGATTACCTATACTTGATCGATATTTA is a window encoding:
- the LOC100527232 gene encoding uncharacterized protein LOC100527232 precursor; this encodes MAVTVKLMALIVSFFGLLSFILGVIAENKKPPAGMPVPVKDGVTCKFSADLTLALGYLSVIFLIASTVVGYLSLFYPYKGKAVPQRVLFKSTTFMVFFNVALFSTGLALTMLLWPTITEHLHLKRNVHHDLTYTCPTAKTGLLGGGAFLSLDSSLFWLVALMLADNAREDFLDEDKDVELPSHVNHADMVI